The proteins below come from a single Malus sylvestris chromosome 3, drMalSylv7.2, whole genome shotgun sequence genomic window:
- the LOC126615067 gene encoding uncharacterized protein LOC126615067, with product MSPTPKPQLGLIPILLLSLSVIPSLSLSLSDSPPTVFDILPKFGLPRGLLPASVSNYTLSDDGRFVVVLPKTCYLQFDYLVYYEKTITGKLTYGAITDLKGIQVQRFLFWLGVGEIRVDLPPSDNIYFTVGIINKKLDIGQFQNVRPCRDGLSGSCVGSFKRGIQLPSPVEEIEMLITE from the exons ATGTCACCGACCCCGAAACCCCAACTGGGTCTGATCCcgatcctcctcctctctctctccgtcatcccaagtctctctctttctctctctgacTCCCCTCCCACAGTGTTTGACATTTTACCCAAATTCGGCCTTCCCCGCGGCCTCTTACCGGCATCGGTCTCCAACTACACGCTCTCCGACGACGGACGATTCGTCGTCGTTTTGCCCAAGACCTGCTACCTGCAGTTCGATTACTTGGTCTACTACGAAAAGACCATAACGGGCAAGCTCACGTACGGGGCGATCACCGACTTGAAGGGCATTCAGGTCCAGAGGTTCTTGTTCTGGCTCGGCGTCGGCGAGATCAGGGTCGATTTGCCGCCGTCCGATAACATTTACTTCACTGTGGGGATCATCAATAAGAAGCTGGATATCGGTCAGTTCCAAAATGTCCGGCCTTGCCGTGACGGGTTATCGGGTTCTTGCGTCGGGTCGTTCAAACGGGGCATTCAg CTTCCATCTCCAGTGGAAGAAATTGAGATGCTAATAACCGAATAG
- the LOC126617305 gene encoding uncharacterized protein LOC126617305 isoform X5: MPPTKFSPKLHHEATVIRSAIQSRLLVLTLILLWRTLLSSYDTSASINPDCLSTIPSQKNVLFHSLGLAIESSIVWDSVYFVRIAECGYEYEQTYAFFPLLPLCMSFLSRTVLAPLVPVIGQRAVLGLSGYVINNIGFVFAAVYLYRLSVVILKDQEAAVRASILFCFNPASIFYSSIYSETMFALFSVGGLYHLISGKHVIAVLWFAISGFSRSNGVLNAGYFCFQTMHQAYDAVFLRKRPFAVVGGALRCICIFVPFIAFQAYGYNNLCLGHLPSDMRPWCNARVPLLYNYIQSHYWGVGFLRYFQVKQLPNFLLASPILSLALCSIVHYAKSKPEKFFSLGFLAPPEDKDSAAVLFFLAEYSSRSQENRTRKQVNKDGPALLSEEHKVLAKQGYLSVAVLPCILHLGFMAATAFFVMHVQVATRFLSFSPPLYWFASYIMKSRGTGKRWGYIVWAYSAAYILLGSLLFSNFYPFT, from the exons ATGCCTCCGACCAAATTCTCACCGAAACTCCACCATGAAGCCACAGTGATCAGATCAGCAATCCAGTCCAGACTCCTAGTCCTGACTCTAATCCTCTTATGGCGGACTCTCTTGTCCTCCTACGACACCTCCGCCTCCATCAATCCCGATTGCCTATCTACCATCCCCTCACAAAAAAACGTTCTCTTTCATTCCCTGGGTTTGGCTATCGAGTCCAGCATTGTATGGGACAGTGTCTACTTTGTTCGGATTGCAGAGTGTGGCTACGAGTACGAGCAGACCTACGCTTTCTTCCCCCTTCTTCCTCTTTGCATGTCGTTCTTATCCCGCACAG TTTTGGCGCCATTGGTTCCAGTTATTGGGCAAAGAGCTGTGTTGGGATTATCCGGCTATGTCATTAATAACATTGGCTTCGTGTTTGCGGCAGTTTATTTATACAG GCTTTCAGTTGTCATTCTGAAGGACCAAGAAGCAGCAGTGAGGgcttcaattttattttgcttCAATCCAGCTTCCATATTCTATTCATCAAT ATATTCGGAGACAATGTTCGCCCTTTTTTCAGTTGGAGGATTGTACCATCTGATATCTGGAAAACATGTCATTGCTGTTCTTTGGTTTGCCATTTCAGGATTTTCAAGGTCCAATGGAGTGCTTAATGCTGGTTATTTCTGTTTTCAGACTATGCATCAGGCATATGATGCTGTTTTCTTGAGAAAGCGTCCTTTT GCTGTTGTTGGTGGAGCTCTGCGctgtatatgtatatttgttCCTTTTATTGCATTTCAAGCATATGGATACAACAATCTCTGTCTTGGACATCTTCCATCCGATATGAGGCCCTGGTGCAATGCAAGAGTCCCTTTGTTGTACAATTATATTCAGAGTCACTATTG GGGAGTAGGTTTCTTGAGATACTTCCAAGTTAAACAGTTGCCAAACTTTCTGCTGGCTTCACCAATATTGTCTCTGGCACTTTGCTCAATCGTCCATTACGCGAAGTCAAAGCCTGAAAAGTTCTTCTCTTTGGGTTTTCTTGCTCCTCCTGAGGATAAAGATTCTGCTGCTGTGCTCTTTTTTCTAGCAGAATACTCCTCCAGAAGTCAGG AAAATCGCACAAGGAAGCAAGTGAACAAAGATGGTCCTGCTTTACTCTCAGAAGAACATAAAGTATTAGCAAAGCAAGGATACTTGTCTGTTGCTGTGCTTCCATGTATTCTACATTTGGGATTTATGGCAGCCACCGCATTTTTTGTCATGCATGTGCAG GTTGCTACTCGTTTCTTATCCTTCAGCCCTCCCCTCTATTGGTTTGCGTCGTATATAATGAAATCTCGTGGTACTGGTAAGAGATGGGGATATATAGTTTGGGCATACTCTGCTGCGTACATTCTTCTAGGCAGTTTGCTCTTTTCGAACTTCTATCCTTTCACTTGA
- the LOC126617305 gene encoding uncharacterized protein LOC126617305 isoform X4, translated as MPPTKFSPKLHHEATVIRSAIQSRLLVLTLILLWRTLLSSYDTSASINPDCLSTIPSQKNVLFHSLGLAIESSIVWDSVYFVRIAECGYEYEQTYAFFPLLPLCMSFLSRTVLAPLVPVIGQRAVLGLSGYVINNIGFVFAAVYLYRLSVVILKDQEAAVRASILFCFNPASIFYSSIYSETMFALFSVGGLYHLISGKHVIAVLWFAISGFSRSNGVLNAGYFCFQTMHQAYDAVFLRKRPFLALQAVVGGALRCICIFVPFIAFQAYGYNNLCLGHLPSDMRPWCNARVPLLYNYIQSHYWGVGFLRYFQVKQLPNFLLASPILSLALCSIVHYAKSKPEKFFSLGFLAPPEDKDSAAVLFFLAEYSSRKNRTRKQVNKDGPALLSEEHKVLAKQGYLSVAVLPCILHLGFMAATAFFVMHVQVATRFLSFSPPLYWFASYIMKSRGTGKRWGYIVWAYSAAYILLGSLLFSNFYPFT; from the exons ATGCCTCCGACCAAATTCTCACCGAAACTCCACCATGAAGCCACAGTGATCAGATCAGCAATCCAGTCCAGACTCCTAGTCCTGACTCTAATCCTCTTATGGCGGACTCTCTTGTCCTCCTACGACACCTCCGCCTCCATCAATCCCGATTGCCTATCTACCATCCCCTCACAAAAAAACGTTCTCTTTCATTCCCTGGGTTTGGCTATCGAGTCCAGCATTGTATGGGACAGTGTCTACTTTGTTCGGATTGCAGAGTGTGGCTACGAGTACGAGCAGACCTACGCTTTCTTCCCCCTTCTTCCTCTTTGCATGTCGTTCTTATCCCGCACAG TTTTGGCGCCATTGGTTCCAGTTATTGGGCAAAGAGCTGTGTTGGGATTATCCGGCTATGTCATTAATAACATTGGCTTCGTGTTTGCGGCAGTTTATTTATACAG GCTTTCAGTTGTCATTCTGAAGGACCAAGAAGCAGCAGTGAGGgcttcaattttattttgcttCAATCCAGCTTCCATATTCTATTCATCAAT ATATTCGGAGACAATGTTCGCCCTTTTTTCAGTTGGAGGATTGTACCATCTGATATCTGGAAAACATGTCATTGCTGTTCTTTGGTTTGCCATTTCAGGATTTTCAAGGTCCAATGGAGTGCTTAATGCTGGTTATTTCTGTTTTCAGACTATGCATCAGGCATATGATGCTGTTTTCTTGAGAAAGCGTCCTTTT TTGGCATTGCAGGCTGTTGTTGGTGGAGCTCTGCGctgtatatgtatatttgttCCTTTTATTGCATTTCAAGCATATGGATACAACAATCTCTGTCTTGGACATCTTCCATCCGATATGAGGCCCTGGTGCAATGCAAGAGTCCCTTTGTTGTACAATTATATTCAGAGTCACTATTG GGGAGTAGGTTTCTTGAGATACTTCCAAGTTAAACAGTTGCCAAACTTTCTGCTGGCTTCACCAATATTGTCTCTGGCACTTTGCTCAATCGTCCATTACGCGAAGTCAAAGCCTGAAAAGTTCTTCTCTTTGGGTTTTCTTGCTCCTCCTGAGGATAAAGATTCTGCTGCTGTGCTCTTTTTTCTAGCAGAATACTCCTCCAGAA AAAATCGCACAAGGAAGCAAGTGAACAAAGATGGTCCTGCTTTACTCTCAGAAGAACATAAAGTATTAGCAAAGCAAGGATACTTGTCTGTTGCTGTGCTTCCATGTATTCTACATTTGGGATTTATGGCAGCCACCGCATTTTTTGTCATGCATGTGCAG GTTGCTACTCGTTTCTTATCCTTCAGCCCTCCCCTCTATTGGTTTGCGTCGTATATAATGAAATCTCGTGGTACTGGTAAGAGATGGGGATATATAGTTTGGGCATACTCTGCTGCGTACATTCTTCTAGGCAGTTTGCTCTTTTCGAACTTCTATCCTTTCACTTGA
- the LOC126615068 gene encoding uncharacterized protein LOC126615068, translating into MASASAQISLYLLLLTLFSKTHLTLSLRDLKPNPNGSSNTSQSIADVHDLLPQYGLPKGLLPNNVKSYTLTEDGSFEIFLESPCYVHFDQLVYYNKHIKGKLSYGEVSDVSGIQAKKLFIWVSVTGIHRDKGSDSVEFYVGALSEKLPAKQFEDIPDCKNKACHGIRSGSVESI; encoded by the coding sequence ATGGCATCAGCCTCCGCTCAGATCTCTCTCTACCTTCTCCTCCTAACCCTTTTTTCAAAAACCCATCTCACTCTATCCCTCAGAGACCTCAAACCCAATCCCAACGGTTCATCCAACACCTCCCAATCAATTGCAGACGTCCATGACCTCCTCCCCCAGTACGGCCTCCCAAAGGGTCTCTTACCAAACAACGTAAAATCCTACACTCTCACAGAAGACGGAAGCTTCGAGATCTTTCTCGAAAGCCCGTGTTACGTGCACTTTGATCAGTTGGTTTACTACAACAAGCATATTAAAGGGAAGCTGAGTTATGGGGAAGTTTCTGATGTGTCTGGGATTCAAGCCAAGAAGCTTTTTATTTGGGTTTCTGTTACCGGGATTCACCGCGATAAAGGATCGGATTCCGTTGAGTTTTACGTTGGTGCCTTGTCGGAGAAGCTGCCGGCGAAACAGTTTGAAGATATTCCTGATTGTAAGAACAAGGCTTGCCATGGGATCAGAAGTGGTTCTGTTGAATCAATCTGA
- the LOC126617305 gene encoding uncharacterized protein LOC126617305 isoform X1, protein MPPTKFSPKLHHEATVIRSAIQSRLLVLTLILLWRTLLSSYDTSASINPDCLSTIPSQKNVLFHSLGLAIESSIVWDSVYFVRIAECGYEYEQTYAFFPLLPLCMSFLSRTVLAPLVPVIGQRAVLGLSGYVINNIGFVFAAVYLYRLSVVILKDQEAAVRASILFCFNPASIFYSSIYSETMFALFSVGGLYHLISGKHVIAVLWFAISGFSRSNGVLNAGYFCFQTMHQAYDAVFLRKRPFLALQAVVGGALRCICIFVPFIAFQAYGYNNLCLGHLPSDMRPWCNARVPLLYNYIQSHYWGVGFLRYFQVKQLPNFLLASPILSLALCSIVHYAKSKPEKFFSLGFLAPPEDKDSAAVLFFLAEYSSRSQENRTRKQVNKDGPALLSEEHKVLAKQGYLSVAVLPCILHLGFMAATAFFVMHVQVATRFLSFSPPLYWFASYIMKSRGTGKRWGYIVWAYSAAYILLGSLLFSNFYPFT, encoded by the exons ATGCCTCCGACCAAATTCTCACCGAAACTCCACCATGAAGCCACAGTGATCAGATCAGCAATCCAGTCCAGACTCCTAGTCCTGACTCTAATCCTCTTATGGCGGACTCTCTTGTCCTCCTACGACACCTCCGCCTCCATCAATCCCGATTGCCTATCTACCATCCCCTCACAAAAAAACGTTCTCTTTCATTCCCTGGGTTTGGCTATCGAGTCCAGCATTGTATGGGACAGTGTCTACTTTGTTCGGATTGCAGAGTGTGGCTACGAGTACGAGCAGACCTACGCTTTCTTCCCCCTTCTTCCTCTTTGCATGTCGTTCTTATCCCGCACAG TTTTGGCGCCATTGGTTCCAGTTATTGGGCAAAGAGCTGTGTTGGGATTATCCGGCTATGTCATTAATAACATTGGCTTCGTGTTTGCGGCAGTTTATTTATACAG GCTTTCAGTTGTCATTCTGAAGGACCAAGAAGCAGCAGTGAGGgcttcaattttattttgcttCAATCCAGCTTCCATATTCTATTCATCAAT ATATTCGGAGACAATGTTCGCCCTTTTTTCAGTTGGAGGATTGTACCATCTGATATCTGGAAAACATGTCATTGCTGTTCTTTGGTTTGCCATTTCAGGATTTTCAAGGTCCAATGGAGTGCTTAATGCTGGTTATTTCTGTTTTCAGACTATGCATCAGGCATATGATGCTGTTTTCTTGAGAAAGCGTCCTTTT TTGGCATTGCAGGCTGTTGTTGGTGGAGCTCTGCGctgtatatgtatatttgttCCTTTTATTGCATTTCAAGCATATGGATACAACAATCTCTGTCTTGGACATCTTCCATCCGATATGAGGCCCTGGTGCAATGCAAGAGTCCCTTTGTTGTACAATTATATTCAGAGTCACTATTG GGGAGTAGGTTTCTTGAGATACTTCCAAGTTAAACAGTTGCCAAACTTTCTGCTGGCTTCACCAATATTGTCTCTGGCACTTTGCTCAATCGTCCATTACGCGAAGTCAAAGCCTGAAAAGTTCTTCTCTTTGGGTTTTCTTGCTCCTCCTGAGGATAAAGATTCTGCTGCTGTGCTCTTTTTTCTAGCAGAATACTCCTCCAGAAGTCAGG AAAATCGCACAAGGAAGCAAGTGAACAAAGATGGTCCTGCTTTACTCTCAGAAGAACATAAAGTATTAGCAAAGCAAGGATACTTGTCTGTTGCTGTGCTTCCATGTATTCTACATTTGGGATTTATGGCAGCCACCGCATTTTTTGTCATGCATGTGCAG GTTGCTACTCGTTTCTTATCCTTCAGCCCTCCCCTCTATTGGTTTGCGTCGTATATAATGAAATCTCGTGGTACTGGTAAGAGATGGGGATATATAGTTTGGGCATACTCTGCTGCGTACATTCTTCTAGGCAGTTTGCTCTTTTCGAACTTCTATCCTTTCACTTGA
- the LOC126614286 gene encoding non-specific lipid transfer protein GPI-anchored 6-like, which yields MNNSKNVSVQVLSCTLVLIFLVGFGSCNIDQDKAECADQLVGLAPCLPYVGGDAKSPTIDCCSGIKVVVQKSKKCLCVLIKDRDDPKLGLKINATLALNLPSSCHVPINISRCVDLLNLPSNSPDAKMFRDYENKTEARSSTTAPISSGNSTSSGTVAQEKSDGGSLGKSLMGIEMLFGSLLLFYIPHLVLSV from the exons ATGAATAACTCAAAGAATGTGAGTGTGCAGGTACTCTCATGCACCTTGGTGTTGATATTTCTAGTTGGTTTTGGCAGCTGCAACATAGACCAAGATAAGGCAGAATGTGCAGACCAACTAGTAGGGCTTGCCCCCTGCCTTCCGTACGTCGGCGGCGATGCCAAAAGTCCAACCATAGACTGTTGCAGTGGGATTAAAGTAGTGGTGCAGAAGAGCAAGAAATGCCTGTGTGTCCTAATTAAGGACCGCGATGATCCAAAACTCGGCCTCAAGATCAATGCCACTCTTGCCTTAAACCTTCCCAGTTCCTGCCATGTACCTATCAACATATCAAGATGCGTTG ATCTCTTGAATTTGCCATCAAACTCTCCGGATGCGAAGATGTTCCGGGATTATGAAAACAAGACTGAAGCTAGAAGCAGCACTACTGCCCCTATATCCAGCG GGAATTCTACAAGCAGTGGTACAGTAGCTCAAGAAAAGAGTGATGGTGGGAGCCTGGGAAAGAGCTTGATGGGAATAGAGATGCTCTTTGGGAGTTTACTGTTGTTTTATATTCCACACCTGGTGCTTTCTGTTTGA
- the LOC126615065 gene encoding F-box/kelch-repeat protein At1g55270-like: protein MDQNTEHSSNAQRGFRVQAPLVDSVSCYCKVDAGFKTVAGARKFVPGSKICIQPDINPNAHRGKNLRRERTRIQPPLLPGLPDDLAIACLIRVPRVEHRKLRIVCKRWYHLLAGNFFYSLRKSLGMAEEWVYVIKRDRDGRISWHAFDPTYQLWQPLPPVPGEYSAALGFGCAVLSGCHLYLFGGKHPLRGSMRRVIFYSARTNKWHRAPDMLRKRHFFGSCVINNCLYVAGGECEGIQRTLRSAEIYDPNKNRWTFISDMSTAMVPFIGVVHDGMWFLKGLGSHREVMSEAYTPEANTWTPISDGMVAGWRNPSISLNGQLYALDCRDGCKLRVYDRVSDSWNKFIDSKVHLGSSCALEAAALVPLNGKLCIIRNNMSISLVDVSSPDKHVESNPHLWENIAGKGHFRTLVSNIWSSIAGRTGLKSHIVHCQVLQA, encoded by the coding sequence GTTGACTCTGTATCATGCTATTGTAAAGTAGATGCAGGCTTCAAAACTGTTGCAGGGGCAAGAAAGTTTGTCCCAGGATCAAAGATTTGCATCCAGCCTGATATCAATCCTAATGCACACAGGGGAAAAAATTTACGCCGGGAAAGGACCAGAATCCAGCCACCCCTCCTGCCTGGTCTACCTGATGATCTTGCAATTGCTTGTTTAATCAGAGTCCCCCGTGTTGAGCATAGGAAACTCCGTATAGTTTGCAAAAGATGGTATCACCTTCTAGCGGGAAACTTCTTTTATTCGCTTAGGAAAAGTCTTGGAATGGCGGAAGAATGGGTTTATGTTATCAAAAGAGACCGTGATGGAAGGATCTCTTGGCATGCTTTTGATCCTACATACCAGCTCTGGCAGCCACTTCCACCCGTTCCTGGTGAGTATTCTGCCGCGCTTGGTTTTGGTTGTGCTGTCCTTAGCGGTTGTCACCTGTACTTGTTTGGAGGAAAACATCCATTAAGGGGATCTATGAGACGGGTCATTTTTTACAGTGCTCGGACAAATAAATGGCACAGGGCACCAGATATGCTTCGGAAACGCCATTTCTTTGGCTCTTGTGTTATTAATAATTGTCTTTATGTAGCTGGTGGGGAGTGTGAAGGAATTCAAAGGACTCTTCGTTCTGCTGAAATTTATGATCCAAACAAAAATCGGTGGACCTTTATTTCCGATATGAGCACAGCTATGGTGCCATTTATTGGGGTGGTTCATGACGGAATGTGGTTCCTAAAAGGACTTGGGTCACACCGTGAGGTAATGAGTGAAGCCTATACTCCTGAAGCCAATACCTGGACCCCTATTAGTGACGGGATGGTTGCTGGGTGGCGCAACCCGAGTATTTCTTTAAATGGGCAGCTCTATGCTCTGGACTGCCGTGATGGGTGCAAGCTTAGGGTTTATGATAGAGTATCAGATTCATGGAACAAATTTATAGATAGCAAGGTTCATCTAGGGAGTTCTTGTGCTTTGGAGGCTGCTGCGCTAGTTCCCCTTAACGGGAAGCTTTGCATTATTCGTAATAACATGAGCATCAGTTTAGTTGATGTTTCAAGTCCGGATAAACATGTCGAAAGCAACCCTCACCTTTGGGAAAATATCGCCGGCAAAGGTCATTTCAGAACTCTAGTCTCAAATATATGGTCAAGTATAGCAGGCCGAACTGGTTTGAAGAGTCACATTGTACACTGTCAAGTGCTCCAAGCATGA